A region of Procambarus clarkii isolate CNS0578487 chromosome 22, FALCON_Pclarkii_2.0, whole genome shotgun sequence DNA encodes the following proteins:
- the LOC138367545 gene encoding uncharacterized protein, translating into MAATWLLSWLPPGCCHGCHLAAVMAATWLLSRLPPGCCHGCHLAAVMAATWLLSRLPPGCCHGCHLAAVTAATWLLSRLPPGCCHGCHLAAVTAATWRVSRLPPGCCHGCHLAAVMAATWLLSRLPPGCCHGCHLAAVTAATWRVSRLPPGCCHGCHLAGVTAATWLLSWLPPGGCHGCHLAAVMAATWRVSRLPPGCCHGCHLAGVTAATWLLSWLPPGGCHGCHLAAVTAATWLLSRLPPGGCHGCHLAAVTAATWLLSRLPPGCCHGCHLAAVMAATWRVSRLPPGGCHGCHLAAVTAATWRVSRLPPGCCHGCHLAAVTAATWLLSRLPPGCCHGCHLAGVTAATWLLSRLPPGCCHGCHLAAVTAATWRVSRLPPGCCHGCHLAAVTAATWLLSRLPPGCCHGCHLAAVTAATWLLSWLPPGCCHGCHLAGVWVVCCGGCWSHPSLPEVSCG; encoded by the coding sequence ATGGCTGCCACCTGGCTGCTGTCATGGCTGCCACCTGGCTGCTGTCATGGCTGCCACCTGGCTGCTGTCATGGCTGCCACCTGGCTGCTGTCACGGCTGCCACCTGGCTGCTGTCATGGCTGCCACCTGGCTGCTGTCATGGCTGCCACCTGGCTGCTGTCACGGCTGCCACCTGGCTGCTGTCATGGCTGCCACCTGGCTGCTGTCACGGCTGCCACCTGGCTGCTGTCACGGCTGCCACCTGGCTGCTGTCATGGCTGCCACCTGGCTGCTGTCACGGCTGCCACCTGGCGGGTGTCACGGCTGCCACCTGGCTGCTGTCACGGCTGCCACCTGGCTGCTGTCATGGCTGCCACCTGGCTGCTGTCACGGCTGCCACCTGGCTGCTGTCATGGCTGCCACCTGGCTGCTGTCACGGCTGCCACCTGGCGGGTGTCACGGCTGCCACCTGGCTGCTGTCATGGCTGCCACCTGGCGGGTGTCACGGCTGCCACCTGGCTGCTGTCATGGCTGCCACCTGGCGGGTGTCACGGCTGCCACCTGGCTGCTGTCATGGCTGCCACCTGGCGGGTGTCACGGCTGCCACCTGGCTGCTGTCATGGCTGCCACCTGGCGGGTGTCACGGCTGCCACCTGGCTGCTGTCATGGCTGCCACCTGGCGGGTGTCACGGCTGCCACCTGGCTGCTGTCACGGCTGCCACCTGGCTGCTGTCACGGCTGCCACCTGGCGGGTGTCACGGCTGCCACCTGGCTGCTGTCACGGCTGCCACCTGGCTGCTGTCACGGCTGCCACCTGGCTGCTGTCACGGCTGCCACCTGGCTGCTGTCATGGCTGCCACCTGGCGGGTGTCACGGCTGCCACCTGGCGGGTGTCACGGCTGCCACCTGGCTGCTGTCACGGCTGCCACCTGGCGGGTGTCACGGCTGCCACCTGGCTGCTGTCACGGCTGCCACCTGGCTGCTGTCACGGCTGCCACCTGGCTGCTGTCACGGCTGCCACCTGGCTGCTGTCATGGCTGCCACCTGGCGGGTGTCACGGCTGCCACCTGGCTGCTGTCACGGCTGCCACCTGGCTGCTGTCACGGCTGCCACCTGGCTGCTGTCACGGCTGCCACCTGGCGGGTGTCACGGCTGCCACCTGGCTGCTGTCACGGCTGCCACCTGGCTGCTGTCACGGCTGCCACCTGGCTGCTGTCACGGCTGCCACCTGGCTGCTGTCACGGCTGCCACCTGGCTGCTGTCACGGCTGCCACCTGGCTGCTGTCATGGCTGCCACCTGGCTGCTGTCACGGCTGCCACCTGGCgggtgtctgggtggtgtgttgtggcggcTGTTGGTCCCACCCAAGTCTTCCCGAGGTGTCGTGCGGCTGA
- the LOC138367546 gene encoding serine-rich adhesin for platelets-like, translated as MDAAVTTEDGVVTAASTERATVFPGRASLLRRATVFPDVPVSSDVPQSSLTCQSPQTCHSLLRRASLLRRATVFPDVPVSSDVPQSSQTCQSPQTCHSLPRRASLLRRATVFPDVPVSSDVPQRLLRRATASLQTCHSVSSDVPQSSQTCHSLLRRATVFSDVPQSPQTCQSPQTCQSPQTCQSPQTCQSPQTCHSLLRRATVSSDVPVSSDVPVSSDVPVSSDVPVSSDVPVSSDVPQHFLRRATASLQTCHSVSSDVPQSSQTCHSLLRRASLLRRASLLRRASLLRRASLLRRATVFSDVPQSPQTCQSPQTCQSPQTCQSPQTCQSPQTCQSPQTCHSISSDVPQRHFRRATASPQTCHSLLRRATVSSDVPQSPQTCHSLLRRATVSSDVPQRLLRRATVSSDVPQSPQTCQSPQTCQSPQTCHSVSSDVPQSSQTCHSLLRRATVSSDVPQSSQTCHSLLRRATVSSDVSQSPQTCHSVSSDVPQRHFRRATASPQTCHSLLRRATVSSDVPQSSQTCHSLLRRASLLRRASLLRRASLLRRASLLRRATVFSDVPQSPQTCQSPQTCQSPQTCQSPQTCQSPQTCQSPQTCHSISSDVPQRHFRRATASPQTCHSLLRRATVSSDVPVSSDVPVSSDVPVSSDVPVSSDVPQSSQTCHSLLRRASLLRRASLLRRASLLRRASLLRRASLLRRATAFPQTCHSVTSDVPQRLLRRATVFSDVPQSPQTCHSLLRRATVSSDVPQSPQTCHSVSSDVPQSPQTCHSLLRRASLLRRASLLRRATASPQTCHSLLRRATVFSDVPQSPQTCHSLLRRATVSSDVPQSPQTCHSLLRRATACPQTCHSVSSDVPQRLLRRATVSSDVPQSPQTCHSVSSDVPLRLLRRATACQG; from the exons ATGGACGCTGCCGTCACCACCGAGGACGGGGTGGTGACGGCAGCGAGCACTGA ACGTGCCACAGTCTTCCCCGGACGTGCCAGTCTCCTCAGACGTGCCACAGTCTTCCCAGACGTGCCAGTCTCCTCAGACGTGCCACAGTCTTCCCTGACGTGCCAGTCTCCTCAGACGTGCCACAGTCTTCTCAGACGTGCCAGTCTCCTCAGACGTGCCACAGTCTTCCCAGACGTGCCAGTCTCCTCAGACGTGCCACAGTCTTCTCAGACGTGCCAGTCTCCTCAGACGTGCCACAGTCTTCCCAGACGTGCCAGTCTCCTCAGACGTGCCACAGTCTTCCCAGACGTGCCAGTCTCCTCAGACGTGCCACAGCGTCTCCTCAGACGTGCCACAGCGTCACTTCAGACGTGCCACAGCGTCTCCTCAGACGTGCCACAGTCTTCTCAGACGTGCCACAGTCTCCTCAGACGTGCCACAGTCTTCTCAGACGTGCCACAGTCTCCTCAGACGTGCCAGTCTCCTCAGACGTGCCAGTCTCCTCAGACGTGCCAGTCTCCTCAGACGTGCCAGTCTCCTCAGACGTGCCACAGTCTTCTCAGACGTGCCACAGTCTCCTCAGACGTGCCAGTCTCCTCAGACGTGCCAGTCTCCTCAGACGTGCCAGTCTCCTCAGACGTGCCAGTCTCCTCAGACGTGCCAGTCTCCTCAGACGTGCCACAGCATTTCCTCAGACGTGCCACAGCGTCACTTCAGACGTGCCACAGCGTCTCCTCAGACGTGCCACAGTCTTCTCAGACGTGCCACAGTCTCCTCAGACGTGCCAGTCTCCTCAGACGTGCCAGTCTCCTCAGACGTGCCAGTCTCCTCAGACGTGCCAGTCTCCTCAGACGTGCCACAGTCTTCTCAGACGTGCCACAGTCTCCTCAGACGTGCCAGTCTCCTCAGACGTGCCAGTCTCCTCAGACGTGCCAGTCTCCTCAGACGTGCCAGTCTCCTCAGACGTGCCAGTCTCCTCAGACGTGCCACAGCATTTCCTCAGACGTGCCACAGCGTCACTTCAGACGTGCCACAGCGTCTCCTCAGACGTGCCACAGTCTTCTCAGACGTGCCACAGTCTCCTCAGACGTGCCACAGTCTCCTCAGACGTGCCACAGTCTCCTCAGACGTGCCACAGTCTCCTCAGACGTGCCACAGCGTCTCCTCAGACGTGCCACAGTCTCCTCAGACGTGCCACAGTCTCCTCAGACGTGCCAGTCTCCTCAGACGTGCCAGTCTCCTCAGACGTGCCACAGCGTCTCCTCAGACGTGCCACAGTCTTCTCAGACGTGCCACAGTCTTCTCAGACGTGCCACAGTCTCCTCAGACGTGCCACAGTCTTCTCAGACGTGCCACAGTCTCCTCAGACGTGCCACAGTCTCCTCAGACGTGTCACAGTCTCCTCAGACGTGCCACAGCGTCTCCTCAGACGTGCCACAGCGTCACTTCAGACGTGCCACAGCGTCTCCTCAGACGTGCCACAGTCTTCTCAGACGTGCCACAGTCTCCTCAGACGTGCCACAGTCTTCTCAGACGTGCCACAGTCTCCTCAGACGTGCCAGTCTCCTCAGACGTGCCAGTCTCCTCAGACGTGCCAGTCTCCTCAGACGTGCCAGTCTCCTCAGACGTGCCACAGTCTTCTCAGACGTGCCACAGTCTCCTCAGACGTGCCAGTCTCCTCAGACGTGCCAGTCTCCTCAGACGTGCCAGTCTCCTCAGACGTGCCAGTCTCCTCAGACGTGCCAGTCTCCTCAGACGTGCCACAGCATTTCCTCAGACGTGCCACAGCGTCACTTCAGACGTGCCACAGCGTCTCCTCAGACGTGCCACAGTCTTCTCAGACGTGCCACAGTCTCCTCAGACGTGCCAGTCTCCTCAGACGTGCCAGTCTCCTCAGACGTGCCAGTCTCCTCAGACGTGCCAGTCTCCTCAGACGTGCCACAGTCTTCTCAGACGTGCCACAGTCTCCTCAGACGTGCCAGTCTCCTCAGACGTGCCAGTCTCCTCAGACGTGCCAGTCTCCTCAGACGTGCCAGTCTCCTCAGACGTGCCAGTCTCCTCAGACGTGCCACAGCATTTCCTCAGACGTGCCACAGCGTCACTTCAGACGTGCCACAGCGTCTCCTCAGACGTGCCACAGTCTTCTCAGACGTGCCACAGTCTCCTCAGACGTGCCACAGTCTCCTCAGACGTGCCACAGTCTCCTCAGACGTGCCACAGTCTCCTCAGACGTGCCACAGCGTCTCCTCAGACGTGCCACAGTCTCCTCAGACGTGCCACAGTCTCCTCAGACGTGCCAGTCTCCTCAGACGTGCCAGTCTCCTCAGACGTGCCACAGCGTCTCCTCAGACGTGCCACAGTCTTCTCAGACGTGCCACAGTCTTCTCAGACGTGCCACAGTCTCCTCAGACGTGCCACAGTCTTCTCAGACGTGCCACAGTCTCCTCAGACGTGCCACAGTCTCCTCAGACGTGTCACAGTCTCCTCAGACGTGCCACAGCGTGTCCTCAGACGTGCCACAGCGTGTCCTCAGACGTGCCACAGCGTCTCCTCAGACGTGCCACAGTCTCCTCAGACGTGCCACAGTCTCCTCAGACGTGCCACAGCGTCTCCTCAGACGTGCCACTGCGTCTCCTCAGACGTGCCACAGCGTGTCAGGGATAA